A region from the Cryptococcus gattii WM276 chromosome H, complete sequence genome encodes:
- a CDS encoding GTPase inhibitor, putative (Similar to TIGR gene model, INSD accession AAW45291.1), translating into MSRSPSPTLSDSALLDSLEDSFDYTAHREARMEALSRQIKQVKDLRESEYGRVVEFNEEKALIERMAKEKYCILHFVHPNFKRCDIMDRHLSQLAPKHQHTLFLRANVDNVPFLVTKMAIKVLPCVMSYVDGRAVDRLIGFEELGQTDNFTTKALEFRLSQTGVLPTDLTLATNVSAALLTQEKQGSRSGSEAEDSEEERDRRRGKSGIRSGFKTKRGDESDDDW; encoded by the exons ATGTCAAGATCACCATCCCCAACCCTTTCCGACTCGGCCCTGCTGGACTCTCTTGAAGACTCATTTGACTACACTGCCCATCGGGAGGCGCGGATGGAAGCTCTGTCAAGGCAGATTAAGCAGGTGAAAGACTTGAGAGAGAGCGAATATGGGAGAGTGGTGGAATTTAATGAGGAGAAAGCGCTTATTGAGCGTATGGC GAAAGAAAAGTATTGCATTTTACATTTCGTTCACCCCAATTTCAAGCGCTGTGATATTATGGATCGCCATCTGTCC CAATTAGCTCCCAAACACCAACACACCCTTTTCCTTCGTGCAAACGTGGATAATGTTCCATTCTTGGTGACCAAGATGGCAATCAAAGTCTTACCTTGTGTAATGTCATACGTTGATGGGAGGGCCGTTGATCG ATTGATCGGTTTTGAAGAGCTTGGTCAAACAGACAACTTCACCACTAAAGCATTGGAGTTTCGACTGTCCCAAACGGGTGTGCTTCCAACCGACTTGACATTAGCGACCAACGTTTCCGCTGCACTTTTAACTCAAGAAAAGCAGGGGTCTCGGTCGGGTTCTGAAGCTGAGGATtcggaggaggagagggataggagaagagggaagagtGGTATACGGAGCGGGTTTAAAACCAAGAGAGGGGATGAAAGTGATGACGACTGGTAG
- a CDS encoding Spliceosomal zinc finger-containing protein, putative (Similar to TIGR gene model, INSD accession AAW45613.1), producing the protein MSEASAPVVTFKKGPSRRPAQSRQRRRSPSPLDPVAEASTSASGSSVIRPEKKSLANPLVQGTKRRRTSANNEEGEDGVGGGLDELDYAAEGGLTRKGDELATRANDWDLEDEDGQGKRDKKVRLDEDGEIVTDDGLYRGASAYLPTINKTRETLDKKMKSGPIKATSHVRTITLMDYQPDVCKDYKETGFCGYGDSCKFLHDRGDYLAGWQLDKLPEEGVREVEEEDEEEEVPFACLICRQPFTQPVVTKCGHYFCMACASKRFQKSPKCYACGAPTQGIFNIADKVIAKIEARNKARREAREERAEQMGGGGIEIGGGSDGEGSDEE; encoded by the exons ATGTCTGAAGCATCTGCACCAGTAGTAACATTCAAGAAAGGCCCCTCTCGCCGTCCCGCCCAATCTCGTCAACGTCGCCGCTCTCCATCGCCTCTCGATCCTGTCGCTGAAGCATCCACATCTGCCTCCGGTTCCAGCGTCATTCGACCCGAGAAGAAATCTCTTGCGAACCCTCTTGTCCAAGGCACAAAGCGCCGAAGAACAAGTGCCAATAatgaagagggagaggatggTGTGGGAGGCGGGCTGGATGAACTCGATTATGCTGCTGAAGGAGGACTGACGAGAAAAGGCGATGAGCTTGCAACAAGGGCAAATGATTGGGAtttggaggatgaagatggacAAGGGAAAAGGGATAAGAAAGTCAGGCTGGATGAG GACGGGGAGATCGTGACCGATGACGGCCTGTATCGAGGTGCATCCGCCTACCTACCCACGATCAATAAAACCCGCGAAACGCTCGACAAAAAGATGAAATCGGGCCCTATCAAAGCTACATCCCACGTACGCACGATCACTCTCATGGACTACCAGCCCGATGTCTGTAAAGATTATAAAGAAACCGGCTTCTGCGGATATGGCGACTCATGTAAATTCTTGCATGACAGAGGAGATTATCTGGCGGGATGGCAGCTGGATAAGTTGCCAGAAGAAGGGGTGAGAGAGGtagaggaggaggatgaggaggaggaagtaCCGTTTGCATGTTTAATCTGTAGGCAGCCGTTTACTCAGCCGGTGGTGACGAAGTGCGGGCATTACTTCTGCATGGC ATGTGCTTCGAAACGATTTCAAAAATCACCTAAATGCTATGCATGCGGCGCTCCGACACAGGGTATATTCAACATCGCCGATAAAGTAATTGCCAAAATTGAAGCTCGTAACAAAGCAAGGCGAGAAGCGAGGGAGGAACGGGCGGAGCAgatgggtggtggtgggaTTGAGATTGGTGGTGGATCTGACGGGGAGGGTAGCGATGAGGAGTAG